CATTCATTATCACTGCGGATATCGCCTTAAATTAATCTATTTCACATATTCACGGGGTAAATCAAAACCATACTGGCCCACTCATCGGGTGCCTATGGTCATCATTACCCCGTTAAACACTCTCTACATTGCTACTACCAGGCAGCCAGAGCACCCGCTCTCGCGCCTGAAATTAGCGGGTTACCCATTACAGCTGGGTCAATTTCTGCAACATTTGGTCAGAAGAAGAAATTGCTTTACTGTTGATTTCGTAAGCACGCTGAGTCTGAATCATCGATACCAATTCCTCTGCCACATTGACGTTGGAGGTTTCGACATATTTCTGATACAGCAGACCTGCGCCATTCAAACCTGGGTTCGTTTCATTTGGCGCACCTGAACTCGCCGTTTCCAGATACAGGTTCTCGCCAATGCTTTCAAGGCCACTATCGTTAATAAAGGTTGTCAGCGTCAATTGGCCAATCTGGTTTGTTGCTGCCTGCCCCTGCACTTTAACGCTGACAATACCGTCACGGCCGATATTCAGTTCTGTCGCATTCGCCGGAACAGTAATAGCAGGCTGGACCTGATAACCACTGGACGTCACTAACTGGCCGTTACCATCAAGCTGGAAGGCACCGTCACGCGTGTAAGCCGTTGTACCATCAGGCAATTGAACCTGAAAGAATCCCTGCCCTTTAATCGCAACGTCTTTAGAGTTACCCGTTTCGGAAAAGGTCCCTTGGGTATGAATACGCTCTGTTGAGACCGGACGAACACCCGTACCTAGCTGCAAGCCGGACGGTAGCATGGTTTGCTCTGAAGATTGAGCCCCAGGCTGACGAACTGTTTGATACATCAAGTCTTCAAATACCGCACGCTGACGCTTGAAACCATTGGTGCTGACGTTTGCCAAGTTATTGGAAATAACGTCCATATTGGTTTGCTGAGCATTCAAGCCGGTTTTTGCAATCCACAAAGAACGGATCATTTATTCACTCCTGTGCGCACTCGGCGCTTAACCCATTGCTAATATCTGATTAGCGCGTTGTGCATTATCGTCGACGCTGCTAATGATTTTCATCTGCATTTCAAAGCGACGAGCATTGGCAATCATATCGACCATAGTATCGACCGTGTTCACATTACTGCCCTCGATCACCCCCGGCATAATACGCACGGTAGGATCGTTTTGCAGAACATTACCACGTTGTTGCTGAGCCTGTTGCGTCAAGCGGAATAATCCGTCATCGGACCGCTCAACTTCTTGTCCGGTAGCCTTAACAAGCTTCAAACGCCCCAACTGGGCAATCGTATTCGGCGGATCCCCAGCATTAAGCGCAGAAATCGTACCATCAGGAGAAATACTTATCTGGGCCTGCGGCGGCACATCAATCGGCCCGCCATCACCCATCACAACACGCCCCTGGATAGTCAACTGCCCATCAGCGTTGATCTCCATATTACCATTACGGGTGTACGCTTCACCGCCATCAGCCGCTTGCACTGCCAGCCAACTCTCTTTCGGTAAAGCGACATCCATTGCACGGCCAGTATAATTCATCACGCCTTCAGTCATATCAGCGCCAGGCGTTGAAGCGACAACCAACGTTCGGGTGGGCAGTGTCAACCCATTTACAGGTACAGCGCGCAGTGCGGAAAGCTGTGCCCGGAAACCCGGCGTTGAGGCGTTCGCCAAGTTGTTCGCAGTAATCGCCTGCTTTTCCAATGACTGACTCGCGCCACCCATTGCTGTATAAATCGCGTGATCCATGCAATGTCCCCGTTAGGATAATTAACGCAGGCTAACCAGCGTTTGCAGAATGGAATCCTGCGTTTTGATGGTTTGCGCATTCGACTGGTAGTTACGCTGCGCAACAATCATGTTGACCAGCTCTTTACTCAGGTCAACGTTTGAGCTTTCGGTAGATTTGCCGATCAGTTTACCCAGACTTCCGGTACCTGCCAGACCAACAACAGCCTGACCAGAGCTCGCAGTTTCAGACCAGGCGTTATCCCCTTCAGGTGATAAACCTTCTGGGTTAGCAAAACTAGCCAGCAGGATCTGACCCAGCGGCTGTTTCTGACCGTTGCTGTAGCTACCTTCGATCGTGCCGTCATCATTGATAGCAAACCCAGTCAGCGATCCTGGAGCAAAACCGTTCTGGGTTGGGCTCTTATAGCTATATTCGGTATTTTGCTGCACGCTGCCAGTCAAATTAAGCGTAAACACTCCATTTGCCGCACCATTGGTCCCAGTGAGGTTGATGTTGAAAGGCGTATGCCCCGTTAACGCACCATTAGCAGCAAAGTTCAATGTTCCTGCGTTTTGATAAGTAGCAGGACTAACAGAGTCATCCTTGGCATAGGTTTGCCAGGTATTATTCGCCGTTTTGACAAAGTACAGCGTAAAGTTGTGCACGTTACCCTGACTGTCATAGGTTGTTAGCGCAGTCTTGCTGTTATAAGTGCCTTCAGCGCCAGGATTGGTAGCCCAGGCCGTTGCTGGAACAGCATCTGAAGATTTCAGGTTAGCAACAATTGACGCCGTTGTTGTTTGGCTCGCCAGCATGTCCCCATCAGGAACAGTCAACGGAACCGGATCGGCACCCGTTTGAACGACTGGTGGTGTACCAGCAACCGGATAACCCGTCAGTTGCATACCTTGCGCATTGACGATATTACGACCATTCAGCATGAACTGACCATTACGGCTGTAATAAGTCGAGCCATTGGTGTCTTGCAGACGGTAAAAACCACCGCCGCTAATCGCAATATCCAGGTCTCGTGAGGATGAAGTTACCGTACCGTTACCAAAATCCTGCAATACCGATGCGACCTTCACACCCATACCCACTTTAGAACCCGCAAACATATCCGCAAATGTGACGGTCCCGGATTTAAAACCTACTGTCGCTGAGTTAGCGATGTTATTACCGATAACATCCAGGTTATTAGATGCCGCGTTTAAACCACTGACCGCCTGAGAAAAACCCATGTCGCTCTCCAGAAAATTGATTAAGTCATATTCCAGATAGTGAATTTCACTGGAATAACATGAAATTTACACCGTTACAGAATCTGCCGGACATCGTCCATGGTGGCTCTGCCGCGTAGCCCTAAATCCAGTAATGCACCGTTCTCGCCGCGAACGACACTATTTACAACCGCATAACTCAATGGCTGAACAACTTGCTGTGCACCGCCAGTACTGGCAGCAACAGTGAAGGTATAAGCCCCATCAGGCGCAACCGTGCCATCAGAAAGTTTGCTATCCCAGTTGAATGAGTGAACGCCGGCAGAAAGCGTGCCCAGTTCGATCGTACGAACAGCTTTACCTGTCGCATCATTAACGGTGACGGTAACAACCTCTGCGGCTTTTTCCAGTTCCACGCCAAACGGGGTGCTGGTTTCTTTACCAACGAGAATGTCTTTTCCAGGGATCATGACACTGTGACCAATCAGCGTTGTTGCCTGCATAGATTGGTTGTTATTGATCTGACCCGAGATAGAGCCCAATGTGGTATTCAACTTTTCAATACCGCTGACCGTATTAAGCTGAGCAAGTTGGCTTACCAACTGATCGTTGCTCATCGGGTTCGTCGGGTCCTGATTCTTCAACTGCGCAACCAGAAGGGTCAGAAACTGATTCTGTAGGTCAGCGCTGCTGTTCTTCTCTACCGCCGTTGTCGATGAAGTACTCGACGTGCTCTGTGTTCTCGTTGCCGAGGACGTATCATTAATTGTTACAGACACTATTTCGTCTCCCGATTATTGCCCGATCGTTAACGTCTTCAGCATCATCGATTTTGTTGTATTCAACACTTCGACGTTTGCCTGATAACTGCGCGATGCAGAAATGGTGTTTACCATCTCAGCCACTGGGTCAACATTCGGCATGCGAACGTATCCCTGCCCATCAGCCAGCGGATTGCCCGGTTCGTAAACCAGACGAGCAGGTGATGGATCTTCAATAACATTGGAAACGCGTACGCCACCCGTAGATTGCCCCGGAGCGGCATTCACTTCGAATACCACCTGTTTGGCGCGATAAGGCTCGCCATCAGGGCCCGTCACGCTGTCTGCGTTAGCCAGGTTACTGGCACTCACATTCAGACGCTGAGATTGCGCAGAAAGCGCTGAGCCTGAAATTTCGAATATATTTAATAACGACATGAATCTTTACCTTCCTATCGCGCTACGATCACGAACCTGACTGCAGGACTGACATCATGCCTTTAATCTGTCCGCCCAGAACGGTCAGGCTGGATTGATATTTCAGGCTATTATCGGCAAAATTAGTGCGTTCGCGGTCCATATCGACCGTATTGCCATCCAACGCAGGCTGATCGGGTACGCGATAGAGCAAATCAAGTTCCGGCGGCTGAAAGTTCTGTGCCGGTATATGCCGTACAGATGTGGTTTTCAGCGCGATACCCGTACCGTTCACCCGCCCTTGCTCCATCGTTTTACTGAGCTGGCTGGCAAAATCGATATCCCTGGCCTGATAGCCCGGTGTATCCGCATTGGCAATATTCGCGGCCAGAATTTCCTGCCGCTGGGCACGCAAGTTCAACGCTTCCTGCTGAAACCGCAACGAGGCGTCTAATTTATCAAGCATGCTCCCTCCGCAAGTTAGAATTTGGAGTGAGTAGGATAATTCTCATGATGGCTATGCCATCGAACGAATAGACACCAAATGCAGCGCTATTTATTGCCTTAACCTCACGCTGACACCGTTACACTTAATGCCCGATATAATCAGGATCAGGAGAGCCGAACAGGAATGAAAACAATACATTATTACCTCTATCTGGCGGCGTCCTGTTTTTTCACCCTTTGTGCCCCTGTCAGTGCGAACGACCTTCCTGCACAGATCAATCAATTTTTTGCCTCACGCTTTCAGGGAAGCACGAATACCGTAAACGTTGTGGTAAAATCGCCAGAATCGCAATGGCCACAGTGCGAAGCGCCGCAAATCACGATGCCTGGAAATACGAAAATGTGGGGTAATGTGAGCCTGTCCGTACGTTGCGGGCAACAGCGTCGCTTCATTCAAACCGAAGTTCAGGTAACTGGGAATTATGTCACCAGTGCACGGCTTATAAATCGGGGAACCACGCTGACGGAAAAAGACATTCGTTTGACAAAAGGCAGGCTCGATTTATTACCGTTGCGCCCTATACTGACGTTACCAGGCGCACAGGGCGCAGTCCTTTTGCGCGATCTCACACCTGGTCAGGTTATTACCGCGTCTATGATCAGACGCGCCTGGGTCGTAAAGGCCGGTCAGTCAGTGCAAATTATCGCCCAAGGGGAAGGCTTCACAATTAATGGCGAAGGAAAAGCCATGAACAACGCGGCAGCCGGACAAGCGGTCAGAGTCAGAACGGCAAATGGACAAATAGTCAGCGGAATCACAAACGAAGATGGGATTATTC
The nucleotide sequence above comes from Pectobacterium brasiliense. Encoded proteins:
- the flgG gene encoding flagellar basal-body rod protein FlgG, coding for MIRSLWIAKTGLNAQQTNMDVISNNLANVSTNGFKRQRAVFEDLMYQTVRQPGAQSSEQTMLPSGLQLGTGVRPVSTERIHTQGTFSETGNSKDVAIKGQGFFQVQLPDGTTAYTRDGAFQLDGNGQLVTSSGYQVQPAITVPANATELNIGRDGIVSVKVQGQAATNQIGQLTLTTFINDSGLESIGENLYLETASSGAPNETNPGLNGAGLLYQKYVETSNVNVAEELVSMIQTQRAYEINSKAISSSDQMLQKLTQL
- a CDS encoding flagellar basal body rod protein FlgF yields the protein MDHAIYTAMGGASQSLEKQAITANNLANASTPGFRAQLSALRAVPVNGLTLPTRTLVVASTPGADMTEGVMNYTGRAMDVALPKESWLAVQAADGGEAYTRNGNMEINADGQLTIQGRVVMGDGGPIDVPPQAQISISPDGTISALNAGDPPNTIAQLGRLKLVKATGQEVERSDDGLFRLTQQAQQQRGNVLQNDPTVRIMPGVIEGSNVNTVDTMVDMIANARRFEMQMKIISSVDDNAQRANQILAMG
- the flgE gene encoding flagellar hook protein FlgE, which encodes MGFSQAVSGLNAASNNLDVIGNNIANSATVGFKSGTVTFADMFAGSKVGMGVKVASVLQDFGNGTVTSSSRDLDIAISGGGFYRLQDTNGSTYYSRNGQFMLNGRNIVNAQGMQLTGYPVAGTPPVVQTGADPVPLTVPDGDMLASQTTTASIVANLKSSDAVPATAWATNPGAEGTYNSKTALTTYDSQGNVHNFTLYFVKTANNTWQTYAKDDSVSPATYQNAGTLNFAANGALTGHTPFNINLTGTNGAANGVFTLNLTGSVQQNTEYSYKSPTQNGFAPGSLTGFAINDDGTIEGSYSNGQKQPLGQILLASFANPEGLSPEGDNAWSETASSGQAVVGLAGTGSLGKLIGKSTESSNVDLSKELVNMIVAQRNYQSNAQTIKTQDSILQTLVSLR
- the flgD gene encoding flagellar hook assembly protein FlgD, translating into MSVTINDTSSATRTQSTSSTSSTTAVEKNSSADLQNQFLTLLVAQLKNQDPTNPMSNDQLVSQLAQLNTVSGIEKLNTTLGSISGQINNNQSMQATTLIGHSVMIPGKDILVGKETSTPFGVELEKAAEVVTVTVNDATGKAVRTIELGTLSAGVHSFNWDSKLSDGTVAPDGAYTFTVAASTGGAQQVVQPLSYAVVNSVVRGENGALLDLGLRGRATMDDVRQIL
- the flgC gene encoding flagellar basal body rod protein FlgC: MSLLNIFEISGSALSAQSQRLNVSASNLANADSVTGPDGEPYRAKQVVFEVNAAPGQSTGGVRVSNVIEDPSPARLVYEPGNPLADGQGYVRMPNVDPVAEMVNTISASRSYQANVEVLNTTKSMMLKTLTIGQ
- the flgB gene encoding flagellar basal body rod protein FlgB; translation: MLDKLDASLRFQQEALNLRAQRQEILAANIANADTPGYQARDIDFASQLSKTMEQGRVNGTGIALKTTSVRHIPAQNFQPPELDLLYRVPDQPALDGNTVDMDRERTNFADNSLKYQSSLTVLGGQIKGMMSVLQSGS
- the flgA gene encoding flagellar basal body P-ring formation chaperone FlgA; the encoded protein is MKTIHYYLYLAASCFFTLCAPVSANDLPAQINQFFASRFQGSTNTVNVVVKSPESQWPQCEAPQITMPGNTKMWGNVSLSVRCGQQRRFIQTEVQVTGNYVTSARLINRGTTLTEKDIRLTKGRLDLLPLRPILTLPGAQGAVLLRDLTPGQVITASMIRRAWVVKAGQSVQIIAQGEGFTINGEGKAMNNAAAGQAVRVRTANGQIVSGITNEDGIILISQ